CACTAGGTATAACGACATCACTATGAAGTAGTAAGTCCTTGCAATTGTCAGTGAAACAAGATAAAGAAAACTTACACATAACACCCTCCATGTAATTGCTGCGGCCTATAATCACAAATGATGCATTAAGCATTTACTTGCCAAATTAATGTAACAAAATAAACCTACCATCTTGCAATAGTAAGTTGACCAGCATCACTGACACAAACAGGACAATTGTCTCAAAGTTGGCCTAATGGAAATCAGCTTGAAGTCCAGCAGGTTCTCAGACTGTGACTCACAAAGAAAAGTGTTAAATCTTTCTGAAGGGGCCATGCAATGATAACCAGCAGTGGGATCATGCCAGCAGCAATCTGAATGCTAGACCCAACGCTTACACCAATGGTAAGCTCCATCTTGCCTTTGCAGGCCATCCAGACAGATGTGACATGCTCAGCAGCATTGCCCacaagagggagaaggatgagccCAATGAATCTAATAGTGTCAACAACAGTTTCTTGAACCCAAAGGCTTACCTTTTGGGAATGTTCCATTGTTGAGCAGTCTCATCAATGCTGCCAACAAGGATATCTGCACAGAATGCAGTAATAACTGTTATGATTAACAGCCAGGTGCCAGCACTCCATTGATCCATTGCCGCaacttccatttcttctgcttcttcactctcagCTTCGAATAGGCCGGAATGAGTCCGCAGCTGAAAATAAAGATATCCAAAATAAGtaaggaggagaatgacaGAAGTTCCTcgcgaaagaaggagaagacctTTGAGGGATCTATCAGGGAGATCGGACACTTCTCTGCCCAACAAGGTGCCAACAAGAGCGCTACTGTTGTCAATCTCTGAGGCGTGATCTACTAGGTGATCAGTTTGATTCATATACACTACCGTAAATTGCAATGAACCTACAGGCGGCTGGCAGAATCAATGTTATACAGGCAAGCGTCATGAGTGATGAACTTGCTTGGGCAGCTGTAGCCTGAAAGGTGGATtcatagaagaagaaaccaGCCCTGGAACATATCAGTGCCATTACCGCGGATCTGAGTAGCTTGCAAAACTTACGCAAAGAAGCTCATGCCCAAAACCAAAAGCAAATTTGAAAGCACACTGCCCAAAAGGGACCTTTGAACAAGATCTAGCTCATCTAGATATGGGTGGGACTAATAAGCACTTATATAAACTTCAATATTGACTAAACTGACCCTGTCGTAAAGCGGCGATGGCAACAATTAACTCGACTGCGTTACCAAAGCTTCAAAGAACATATCGAATCAGCTTTGAAAGAAGTTTGACTTTGAGATGACCTACGTTGCATTCAGAAGACCCCCAAGTGTTTGCCCGAGTTTCATGGACAACTGCTCGGTACTGTCCCCTAGAAGCTAATAAAGGCGAGTGGTGAGGTCTCAGATGGGTGCTGAAGAGAGGCATTTGCTTAGCGCACCTTGGCTAAGGGAACAATCGCCAGGAAGGATGTCGTGAATCGAGCGGCAGCACTCCAGGCGAACGCCTCGGCTATTCCCAAATCACGAGATCAATAAACGTACGAGCGCAAGCGATCCTCCACTATCCACTCACCTGCAAAGCTAAGTGGGACACAAATTAGGAGAACGTTAATCCACGATCCCAACAATAGATATCTAGTGGAACCCAGCAGATCGAAGGGTTTCGAGACGGGAGTATGCTCAGACGCctgggaaggaaggagtggAGATGTTTCGAGTGTGGCCATAATGAGTACAACAAACTCGTTGAGATATTGCTGAGTGTGCAAAAACGTAATAACAGAAAGACTTCAAACTTTTGGCAGATGCGTGGTGACTGCGTGACGGGGTGATGGATGTTGAGGCTGAACCGCTTCTTTACGTTGCTGTTGCCGGTTG
This DNA window, taken from Cryptococcus deuterogattii R265 chromosome 3, complete sequence, encodes the following:
- a CDS encoding calcium/proton exchanger, producing the protein MATLETSPLLPSQASEHTPVSKPFDLLGSTRYLLLGSWINVLLICVPLSFAAEAFAWSAAARFTTSFLAIVPLAKLLGDSTEQLSMKLGQTLGGLLNATFGNAVELIVAIAALRQDELDLVQRSLLGSVLSNLLLVLGMSFFAAGFFFYESTFQATAAQASSSLMTLACITLILPAAYHASEIDNSSALVGTLLGREVSDLPDRSLKGLLLLSRGTSVILLLTYFGYLYFQLRTHSGLFEAESEEAEEMEVAAMDQWSAGTWLLIITVITAFCADILVGSIDETAQQWNIPKRFIGLILLPLVGNAAEHVTSVWMACKGKMELTIGVSVGSSIQIAAGMIPLLVIIAWPLQKDLTLFFANFETIVLFVSVMLVNLLLQDGRSNYMEGVMLMSLYLVIALSYLV